AAATTTGCGTCCTCTGTCGGAATTTAAACGTACTTCGAGAAAATCTACATGAGCTGTTGGGACATCGTTGTTATGGTAACCGCTCCAAGCTGTTTAACAAAGCAGAAGAGCTGAGATTTAGAGCTAGCTATCAAACTAGCAAGATAACTTTGAAGCTGAGAACATCTAACAAGTTGAATATAGTATTGTCTGTTTTACATTAGATTTGTGAGACGTGTGTTGTGGCATCGACAACTATGGCGAATAATTTCCTGTAAAGGATTTATAGTTTCAGGTCTCTGAAGAGTGCTCGAAGGTGAgtcattcagttacagtactgtacagtagagcTAGACTAGAGCTAGTGACTTTACAGTACAGTGCTGATGGAGTTATTTGGCGCTAGCTAAGCGTACATTAATAACTAGAGGGGGGTAGAGCTACAATTTATGGGGatcccattttttttttatcacacacaaacctattgtttaaacTAGCCTAATACCAAACATACAAACGTTTGGAGAAAGACAATATTTGTCATAGGTGATAGACTACATTGAAAGGAACTGTTGCGACCAAATCTATTGATTCCATGCGATCGCCTATCGATTCACTAGCCTACTGTATAGGCCAGATTTTccaaactaattacacatgGCTCTCATTTTTACAATAGACTACTTGGACCGTGTCCTGACAAAAAATGAAGAACATTAGCTGTATGTTTTGCCATGATAACTGGATGTAATTAATTAGATTAGAGCATGTTTATGATGTCCCTATGTGTTTATACTTTTGACTGGGGACAACAACGCAATCATTCAGCCGACTATAAAATGTTGATTAATGTTTGGCTACTTATTTATAGACTTGAATGATTGATGGGTTAGACAACAAACGTTCTAATTAAATAATCACCGACTACAACACCAAAATGTTTGACAGATTGACGAAGGCAATTTCATTCTTCGATCTTGACATTTATCCATGCAAGAAGCGCCATCTAGCGATCATTACGTGTCAGTAACAACTTCACTGTCTGAAAACTCGGGAGTCATGTGACCAGCTATCCGCACAGTGAGTAGGGAAAATCAGAGCCATATAAAATTgttatattatatttatatgGCTCTGGGAATAACCAAGAGCCATAGAGAGATCCGATTATATCAGACATGTACTTACTCCAAGTACATATTTACTGTAGGTAATCGCGCGCAGGCTTGTGACGTCGTGACGTTTTTAACTGTGACTAGCTAGTTTTCGCAACAAAAACTTATGCTCCTCTGAGTTACAGTACTTTCATACTCACCATCATCCATGATTCGCaaaggtgtgtgcatgtgcgtgcgtgactgtgcgcgtgtgtttgtctcACAGGTAGAACATGAACCAGGCTGAGAGGAAAAGCTCTCCcagcggaggagaagagggagagggtctATCTTCAGAGGAAATCCCCCTCTCCGCCCAGGCACCTGACGCGGCACTGCAAGAGGAGGGACCTAGCACAAACATATCAGCCAGCCCTGCCTACCAGTGTCTAGACGAGGTACGTAGCTATCCGGACTCTCCTCCAATAAGAAAGGTTACTTCGTGTTGGCATGTTCGTAAGGCCTGAGCTGTATTTTCTCGTTTTGTAGGCTGTATCAGATAAGAATATAAATAACCAAGGACAACTTTAAGCAAAGCTAGTGTAACTTTAATGTTTCATATAAAAGTAAATGTTTTTGAACAAGACATAACGATGATAGAAAAACTAATATATACACAAAACActaaatgtacacacatacttttTGACATTTGGAAGATAGGCAAATCTTTTTTAGTCTTACACAAATAAATTGTTCTGGAGGGGTACCTTGCATTTGAATGACGATCTTATGACTCAACAGTTAAATTGGAGAAAACACCACTTAACTATGCACAACCTGAATAAATGGAATATATATTAGTATAATAAAAAGCTATTGTaatccaaaaaataaatactgtacatgtacTTCTTGACTCATCCTTCGTATCTACTCTATACAGCCTACATGGGGTTTTAGTTTAGTAATTGAGGCTGATGGCATTAGTCTAACAGTAGATGGCAGTATTATATCAATACATTATTCGAGCTCTGACCAGTTTGActggtatgtgcatgtgtgtactgtacagtccTGTTTAAGAAACGATAATGCATACAGTAAGAACCAGAGTGGTAGAgggtgtaaaatgtaaatatgaaaaAAAAGACTCATGTCATGGGAATTGTCCAATTATACTCAATTTACCCAGCAACCCTAAACTTTTCCCCTAGCCCTCCCCAGAGGAAGCAgccagccacgctagctcctaGGGAGCGTAGTTCTTGGGGCGTATCATCATCTTGACGGTCTTGAAGGCCTGCCTGTAGTTGGTGGGGTAGAACTCTGTGCTCATGTTGTGCCACGTTCCCCAGTAGATCCCGTTCCTTACTCCTTTGTACCTCTTGTGGTAGTACTTGCCGTTGAGGTTGGCGGACATGCAGGCGTCGAACCACCAGCCCGAGCTGTAATAGGCCCCGCAGTTTCCAGATGGGTACCTGTCGTTGTCCCGGTCTGGCGTGGTGAAGAACTTTTGGTCGTGTTCGAAGTCCTTGTTGAAGTTGATGGCGTTGCCGGCTGTGCCGCTGTAGCCGCTCATGGAGAGCCGGTAGCGAAGGAACTCGTTGGCGACGTAGAACTTGTCGTACTTGGCGTACTCCCGGACACCCTCAAAGTCCTCCAGCTCGATGCGTATGACCATGTCCTTATCCTTGGTCAGCAGGTGCATGCGGTCGTTACCCAACCAGAATTCACCcctggagagcagagcagagtaactACATTGGATCTGTTGTGCATGTTCCTCTGCTGTGCTTTCCACCAAACAGATccacacaaaatatacacaacaACCATCACATATGTTACAATGATTTGCGTTTTGCGCTAGCTATATCTCTAGGCCTAATCCCGTTTTATCATCCTGTTCTCTACCCAGAAGCAGAATAGAACTGAACATCGTTGACTAGACGGAATAGAACCGTATGGAATCAATGTCTCTCACCCTGACGTACAGCTATTATTATGCATTTTATGCTATCATATTCATGTTATGCAGGGGAGTGTGGTGCAGCGTAGGTGACCTATCTCCCTGTCCTGTGGCCCACACCCACCGGAGGTCTCCGAAGCCTTTCTTGTACTCGGCCCAGGTGCGGTTGAAGCTGATGGAGCCATTGAGGCGCTGCTGCACCATGGTCCAGCCCCCTCCAAACGTCTCCATGTCGCAGTACACCTCAAACGTGCCGTTCTTGGGGTCCGGTGTCACGCGGTACACCccgttcttcttctcctccagcacGTCGTAGTCGGAGCAGTCCCTGGGAGCCAGGATGACTGGAGGGGAGTGGTGAGAGGAGggaatgggagagggagggattggaGAGGGGGAGCCCAGGAAGAAGTagtagagggagacagggggaaggagagatgaagaagagagaggcatCGGTCATAAGAGGATAAGAGTCAACGCTGCCCGTAGCATGCAGTCCTGCTGACTCTGCCCAGCGCTGGAGTCCAGCTCCTTGTCAGGGGGCTGGACATAAAGGGCCAGCCCTGCCCAAACGTGGGAAAGTGTCTAAGTGGATTACCGAGGCGCACCCCTCTTTGAGTGTGTCACGGCCTAAATCCTCCTGACACCAGGTCCGCAGCACGGAGCCCCTCCCGGGATTTAGAAAGTGACACAGTCTCTCTATATCAGAGTCTCCCTTCGAGGCCAGTTGGCTCACACTGAGCTGGCCCCCCCTCTGTGTTGTGGTAAGGTGGCGTCCCTCACAGTGGACTcccagagcagggcagaggacACAGCTTCGGACAGCAGCTGTCAGACGGTTTGTTTGCTCCAGAATGAGTTGGCTTACGCTTCCCAGTTCCCACAAAACAAACCcagccagtctgtctctctgcctggctgcctgtctctctgcctggctgcctctccctctgccggccagtctgtctctctgcctggctgcctgtctctctgcctgccagtctgtctctctgcctggctgcctctccctctgccggccagtctgtctctctgcctggctgcctgtctctctgcctgccagtctgtctctctgcctggctgcctgtctctctgcctggctgcctgtctctctgcctgccagtctgtctctctgcctggctgcctgtctctccgcctgtctgtcggaatcacccccccccctcctgaaagacagaggaGCCTGTAACTTCAACTCTGGCTGTCCTAGATAGTTTttcctgactgactgactgacagggaAACAGATTATTATGATGGACAGAAGAGGGGAAACTGTGTGTAATCAAGGAATTACGCAAGAGATTAATAAAGTACAGCCCAGCACCCTACTCTTGATTAAGTTGTTTGTGTTTAAGAGTGTTTTGTGtttagggagggagtcaggtggctgagcggttagggaattgggctaataatgtgaaggttgccagttcgattcccggctgtgcaaaatgaggttgtgtccttgggcaaggcacttcaccttacttgcttcggggggaatgtccctgtacttactgtaagtcgctctggataagagcgtctgctaaatgactaaatgtaaatgtaatgtaagagcACTCGACAGGCTAATCAGGGTTGTGCCAGCTGTTCACCACCAGCAGCCTAACAATGTATATGAGTGAAGCTGCAGTGGACTGTTTTTAGTGAGGGGGAGTAGCATcgtttttttttgctgtgaAATACCTTTGGTGCAATAGAAAATCGAGTTTATTTAATCTGCAGATTGGTCCCGCGTTAATGATCCATCCAAGCTTTAACAACCTGCAGATGTACCGCTGTTGGTATCGGGTTGTTATTGAGCTGTTTTCCCTTATCTAGATAGAAACCTGACCTGGAGATGGTTGTGTCAAC
The Osmerus eperlanus chromosome 17, fOsmEpe2.1, whole genome shotgun sequence DNA segment above includes these coding regions:
- the fgl2a gene encoding fibrinogen-like 2a; this encodes MQKVLFCVCASVLLATAPLRSLELTEGKQTQHRWDSEGAGAGTGAGSCSLKLRPAGQCGEDDDCPYQVTLPPLTIQLPKQFRLLEKTMKELQSLKETVHKLKSACLEGRQQADQSLQRDSGEAGGPGLGQSAGASKEERGDGPGDSGPGKTLHEMQTKMHRMSASLRNARGQITSLQGRVEELSLINMQNVEAMVDSRVENITGLVKKLSTTCTNQCAVTNTPQFILAPRDCSDYDVLEEKKNGVYRVTPDPKNGTFEVYCDMETFGGGWTMVQQRLNGSISFNRTWAEYKKGFGDLRGEFWLGNDRMHLLTKDKDMVIRIELEDFEGVREYAKYDKFYVANEFLRYRLSMSGYSGTAGNAINFNKDFEHDQKFFTTPDRDNDRYPSGNCGAYYSSGWWFDACMSANLNGKYYHKRYKGVRNGIYWGTWHNMSTEFYPTNYRQAFKTVKMMIRPKNYAP